One Phragmites australis chromosome 23, lpPhrAust1.1, whole genome shotgun sequence DNA window includes the following coding sequences:
- the LOC133905948 gene encoding predicted GPI-anchored protein 58 yields the protein MGPDPVPGDRAAAPPSPRWKRMREDSGPALSGPEFRIPTAKWQYRGTKTASPTGAAEGQGRLEALRPAPTPEPSVPAEPELASAAAGPRPADAATEAGQTDEAAAPELADAAAEPETAGAPNSLGPADAAAERVPANAMAEVKQAAGPAADAGSSGAAGGQGLEE from the exons ATGGGGCCTGATCCGGTGCCtggagaccgcgcggcggccccacCGAGTCCCCGGTGGAAGAGGatgagggaggactccgggccggcgctatcgggcccggagttcaggatcccGACGGCTAAATGGCAATACAGAGGGACCAAGACAGC GTCGCCTACGGGTGCAGCTGAGGGCcaggggcggctggaggcgcTGAGGCCGGCGCCAACCCCTGAGCCAAGCGTGCCGGCGGAGCCAGAGCTGGCAAGCGCGGCGGCCGGGCCgaggccagcggacgcggcgacGGAGGCGGGGCAGACAgacgaggcggcggcgccggaaCTAGCGGATGCGGCGGCAGAGCCAGAAACGGCGGGCGCGCCGAACTCGCTGGGACCGGCGGACGCGGCAGCCGAGAGGGTGCCGGCAAACGCGATGGCCGAG GTGAAGCAGGCCGCCGGCCCTGCAGCCGacgccggctcttctggcgcggccgggggccagggtctcgaggagTAG